CTCCACCTGCGTGGACGGCGACAACTGGACCAGCAGCGCCCGCAGCGCCCGCGCCGTGTCCTCCGCCAGCGCCGTGCCTCCGGACGCGCACGGCACCACCTCGCGGTGCGCCAGGCGGTAGCCCGCCTCGGCCAGCCGCCGCAGCATCCGCTGTTCGGAGAGACCCGCGCGCACCGGCGCCTCACCGGTCAGCGCGCCCAGCAGCGCCCGCGCCGAGCCCGCGTTGCGCAGGCTGAACACCAGCTCCGCCCCCGGCGCCTCGCGCCGCAGCGCCTCCAGCCCGTCTTCCAGCACCCGGTCGACCGCGTCGCCCTCCAGCACCACCAGCGCCGGCGCGGGCCCCCTGCCCCGCTTCCACTCCGGCCCCGGCAGCTCCCGCACGGCGGCGCCCCGCGCACGCAGGGCCTCCGCCAGCGCTGGCGACGCGCCCACGAGGGTCACCGCCGTGCCCGCGCCCGCACGCGACAGCACCAGCTCCATCCACCGCGCGGACGCGGCGGACGGGGGCGCCGCTTCGGAAAGAGCGTTCACCAGCGCCTCCGGGCGAACTCCAGGTGGTGCCTGAAGTCCGCGATGCCCGCGAGCTTGCGCCCGGGCTTGACGATGTCGGGCGTCTGGAACGGCTCGCCGCCCAGCCGCGCGTACTCCCGCAGGCGGTCATTCATGAAGGCCGCGTCCCCGTACTTCGCCCCGAGCAGGGCCGCGCTGCGGCGGACCATCCGCTCGCGCACCGGGCTCTCCTCGCGGGTGACGGTGTAGTGGTGCACCAGCGCGGCGGGCGCCACCCGGATGGACAACCCGTACGCCCTCGCCCGCCACGACAGGTCCACGTCCTCGCAGTACATGAAGAAGCGCTCGTCGAAGCCTCCCACGCGCGCGTGCAGCGTCCGCGTCACCAGCAGCACGCAGCCGCTGCACCAGGGCGTCTCGCCCGTCGACGGATGGTACGGCTTGGGGTGCTCGTCCGGGAACAGCCGGGCCTCCACCAGCCCCGTGTCCGCACGCTGATCCGCCTCACGCGTGAGCTCCCGCACGCAGTCCGGATGCAGCAGCCCGTCCGGGTTCACACAGACGTAGTACCGCGCCCCGCCCGAGTCGAAG
The sequence above is drawn from the Corallococcus sp. NCRR genome and encodes:
- a CDS encoding glycosyltransferase family 2 protein, whose amino-acid sequence is MLYRNPERELERLWESLRWNREAPGAPAFRVVWLDNSPDDSLRARVMRLDPDADYRHAGRNLGFGAAHNRLMAEAFDSGGARYYVCVNPDGLLHPDCVRELTREADQRADTGLVEARLFPDEHPKPYHPSTGETPWCSGCVLLVTRTLHARVGGFDERFFMYCEDVDLSWRARAYGLSIRVAPAALVHHYTVTREESPVRERMVRRSAALLGAKYGDAAFMNDRLREYARLGGEPFQTPDIVKPGRKLAGIADFRHHLEFARRRW